A genome region from Lucilia cuprina isolate Lc7/37 chromosome 3, ASM2204524v1, whole genome shotgun sequence includes the following:
- the LOC124418767 gene encoding uncharacterized protein LOC124418767 has protein sequence MKSFKLLYAKGSGKIRSCIVAKSSLNIFILSDFSDEDTVAAIWETSVGAILVISAYMAHDHSDQPPNNLVCRSIEMANSKSMPIIMGADANAHHTVWGSSDINARGSEPTFIVSNRREVLDITLVSSMHHDRIRGWRVSSDCSFSDHQYIDFEIVVDKVAPKPFINRRRTDWEMQMRLISRSLQDVPIIENLSNIENAKPCGSWTTSSQETLEVLMATHFPGCQSPENGTDMQFTNLPADTGISINEDKINGAINSFDPYKSPGPDGIIPADLQYNAVHLMPWLTRIYDACLKWSYIPEPWTKVSKAAAALYSCKRAIGKSWGINPKNTKWLFDMVVKPILLYGALVWWKSVQKDSHRKRFEGILRTSALLITGALRTTPSKALFVMMGRLPIDLMAQEVALNAAIRLNTIGMWHMIQSGHSTILDCLGEIPDNIDYCIAKPSFDRSFSMAKHSTIGLYWIPGHQQIPGNTIADSLAKLGSSLAKEHTDPFVGIPLSTCKRSIREKLYELAQCRWSTEATCRQARIMWPSYDPQRSQALFYIPRVNLRNLTAVVTGHWPFGLHARRLNLPSNDFCRSCQDEEEEENLTLSKPSNEQRSFKRIG, from the exons ATGAAAAGCTTTAAGCTATTGTACGCAAAAGGATCTGGTAAGATTCGATCCTGTATAGTGGCCAAAAGCAGTCTCAACATCTTCATTCTTTCTGATTTCAGTGATGAAGACACCGTAGCAGCCATATGGGAGACCAGTGTAGGTGCTATATTGGTTATCTCGGCGTACATGGCTCACGACCACAGCGACCAGCCACCGAACAACCTGGTCTGCAGATCCATAGAGATGGCAAACTCAAAAAGCATGCCGATCATCATGGGGGCTGATGCCAATGCCCATCACACTGTCTGGGGAAGCTCGGACATAAACGCTAGAG GATCCGAACCGACCTTTATTGTTTCAAACAGAAGGGAAGTTCTTGACATTACGCTGGTTAGTTCTATGCATCATGATAGGATAAGGGGATGGAGAGTCTCAAGTGACTGCTCTTTCTCTGACCATCAGTACATCGATTTTGAAATCGTAGTTGACAAAGTGGCCCCAAAGCCCTTTATAAACAGGAGACGAACAGATTGGGAAATGCAAATGAGGCTAATCTCGCGTTCACTCCAGGATGTACCGATCATCGAAAACCTATCGAACATAGAAAACGCG AAACCCTGTGGCAGTTGGACGACTAGCAGCCAAGAAACCTTAGAAGTTTTAATGGCCACTCACTTTCCAGGCTGTCAATCTCCGGAAAACGGTACTGACATGCAGTTTACAAATCTCCCAGCTGATACAGGAATATCCATAAATGAAGATAAGATCAACGGGGCGATAAACAGCTTCGACCCCTACAAATCACCGGGTCCTGACGGTATAATACCTGCGGATTTGCAATACAATGCTGTCCATCTTATGCCTTGGCTAACGCGGATATATGATGCCTGTTTAAAATGGTCTTATATACCCGAACCCTGGACCAA AGTATCAAAAGCGGCTGCGGCCTTATACTCGTGTAAGAGAGCAATTGGCAAATCATGGGGCATAAACCCCAAGAACACCAAATGGCTCTTTGACATGGTAGTCAAGCCCATACTATTGTACGGTGCACTTGTATGGTGGAAGTCTGTACAAAAGGACTCACACCGCAAACGTTTTGAGGGAATCCTTCGTACATCAGCTCTATTGATAACGGGGGCCCTCCGCACCACCCCATCAAAGGCTCTCTTTGTCATGATGGGAAGGTTACCTATTGATCTAATGGCCCAAGAGGTTGCCCTCAACGCGGCTATTAGACTCAATACAATTGGTATGTGGCATATGATTCAGTCAGGTCACTCCACCATTCTCGATTGTCTAGGAGAGATTCCTGACAATATCGACTATTGCATCGCCAAACCGTCTTTTGATAGAAGCTTTTCG atggcgaaacattccacTATAGGACTGTATTGGATTCCAGGACATCAGCAAATTCCTGGTAATACCATCGCGGACTCTCTTGCCAAGCTAGGCTCCTCGCTTGCAAAAGAGCATACCGACCCTTTTGTCGGTATACCGCTTTCAACCTGCAAACGCTCGATACGTGAAAAACTATATGAGCTTGCGCAATGCAGATGGTCGACTGAAGCCACCTGCAGACAGGCAAGGATTATGTGGCCATCTTACGACCCACAAAGATCCCAAGCCCTTTTCTACATTCCGAGAGTTAATCTACGGAACTTAACGGCAGTGGTAACTGGCCACTGGCCTTTCGGACTCCATGCAAGAAGACTGAACCTACCCAGTAAcgacttctgcaggagctgccaggatgaagaggaagaagaga ACTTGACACTTTCCAAACCTAGTAATGAACAAAGAAGTTTTAAACGTATTGGCTGA